One window of Dehalobacterium formicoaceticum genomic DNA carries:
- a CDS encoding polysaccharide deacetylase family protein, producing MKKLILILILISIICFASVGLYRNNGSKTEITVLTYHHLDEKNRNSVTLLTADFKKQMAALKEAGYTFLTASELSDIINKNEIPPPKPLLVTFDDGYLSNYTYAYPILREMGLKGTIFVVTGEMGKTPGNLPHFTWAQGKEMADSGVIDIQSHSHESHYNFLVQNEETGEWLEKPALTNRLFLEDKRESLDQYEKRIREDLLQSKQLIEKNIGTEAVAIAYPYGAHSKAVRYLTKDSGFQLGFITKEGFNSLKTDPFQLKRFNVFGDYSVEKLLSLVDGSAETTPAPIPVTQKIKPFLKRIYLHVYQFIEYIMIRYN from the coding sequence ATGAAAAAACTTATATTGATCCTCATCCTGATCAGCATTATCTGTTTCGCAAGTGTGGGGTTATATAGAAACAATGGGTCAAAAACAGAGATCACCGTTCTGACCTATCATCATTTAGATGAAAAAAACAGAAATAGTGTGACCCTTCTGACCGCTGATTTTAAAAAGCAAATGGCCGCATTAAAGGAGGCTGGCTATACCTTTCTTACTGCCAGTGAGCTGTCAGACATCATCAACAAAAATGAGATACCGCCCCCCAAGCCCCTACTCGTTACCTTTGATGACGGTTACCTCAGCAACTACACCTATGCTTATCCCATCCTTAGGGAGATGGGACTGAAAGGAACGATCTTTGTTGTAACCGGCGAGATGGGTAAAACTCCAGGAAATCTTCCCCACTTCACCTGGGCCCAAGGCAAGGAAATGGCGGATTCCGGTGTCATTGATATTCAAAGCCACAGTCATGAAAGTCATTACAATTTTCTCGTCCAAAATGAGGAAACAGGAGAGTGGCTGGAAAAACCCGCTCTCACCAACCGTTTGTTTCTAGAAGATAAGAGGGAAAGCCTGGATCAATATGAAAAGCGGATTCGCGAGGATCTGCTTCAATCTAAGCAGCTGATCGAAAAAAATATCGGAACTGAAGCTGTAGCCATTGCTTATCCATACGGTGCCCACAGTAAAGCAGTCAGATACCTTACTAAAGACAGTGGCTTCCAACTTGGCTTTATCACCAAGGAGGGTTTTAATTCTCTTAAAACCGATCCTTTTCAATTGAAAAGGTTTAATGTTTTTGGTGACTATTCAGTGGAAAAATTACTTTCTTTGGTAGACGGATCAGCTGAGACAACTCCTGCTCCAATTCCGGTGACGCAAAAAATAAAACCGTTTTTGAAGCGTATTTATTTGCATGTATATCAATTTATTGAATATATAATGATACGTTATAATTAA